The Alkalihalobacillus sp. LMS6 genomic interval AAAAAAACACCTAGCCAAAGGCTAGATGCTAGCTTATTACATATTTTCTTGGGAGATCGTCGCGATAATATCTTCAAGCATCTCTTCCTGATTCATCTCCAGACCGTTGTATTTTCTTACAACGTGTCCTTCTGTATTCATTAAAAAGAAACTCGTAGAATGAATAATATCTTCCGGTTGCTCACCGTGTGCATAAGGAACTCGAAACGCTTCATTTGAAAATGTTTCAAGCTCTTCAATTGAATATCCTGTTAAGAAATCCCAATTTTTATTTTCTACTCCGATGTTGTGTGCATATTGATTCAGCTGTTCCGGCGTATCCGCAATCGGGTCTGCGGTAAATGTAACAAACTGAACATTATGACCTTCTGACTCTAAATCATTTTGAAGCTGGTTCATATTTGGCATCATCGTTAAACAAACGGTCGTACAGTTTGTGAAGGCAAAATTCGCCAGCCAATAGTCACCTTCCAAATCACTAGAGCCAACTGCTTCATTCTCTTGATTCACAAATGTAAAAGCAGGAATCGTAATGTCAGCTTCCGAGATATCAAACTCAGAATTCTGACCCATTTCATACATCCATCCACACCCTGATAGCATCAATACTGTGAATATCGCTCCAACTACTTTCAAAGAAACCACCCTTCACCCTTGAGATTGGGGAATATCGCTAATGGTTAATTCACCATCTTGCATTTTTTCTTTTTTCAACCATTGTTTAAAGACATAGCCAATGGCAATCCCATAAACAATTTCTTGAAATACTTTC includes:
- a CDS encoding SCO family protein — encoded protein: MKVVGAIFTVLMLSGCGWMYEMGQNSEFDISEADITIPAFTFVNQENEAVGSSDLEGDYWLANFAFTNCTTVCLTMMPNMNQLQNDLESEGHNVQFVTFTADPIADTPEQLNQYAHNIGVENKNWDFLTGYSIEELETFSNEAFRVPYAHGEQPEDIIHSTSFFLMNTEGHVVRKYNGLEMNQEEMLEDIIATISQENM